From the Cucumis sativus cultivar 9930 chromosome 5, Cucumber_9930_V3, whole genome shotgun sequence genome, the window ACATACCTTTCAACTGACACCGTATTGCCACATTCTACGGATGATGAAGAAATTGGGTTTTGGCCTTGGTTCACCACTGTATCGTTGGGTGAATCACCGGTCCTTTCGACGCTGCTTGGATAGATATTTACCTGCTTCCAATTCAGCAATCAGACGTTATTTTAACGACATATACATTATAAGCACGAACATGAGAAAGATTGCCGATATTATATTGACAAGGGAAATTCAGACACCAAAAATATTACATGGTGAATCATTGATAATTATGTTCATAAATACCTATGAAATCCGTAAAGTTTGTGTTTgttaatgaaaagaaatattccTTTTGACACAACTATGGAGGTTAGAATCTGCATCCTTCAAATAATGCATATTTCCTACCTCTTGGAATGAGCTAGTAGGAGCAACTTCTTCCAATTTGCACTCTAGCTCTTCAATTGTGTGCTGAAAATCCACTGCCTTTTCTGAAATTCTACTAGCTAGAGTTTCAATGGCGTCTTCTTTCAAACTTATCTGTCTCTGGAAAGAAAAGTAGGATCcacaaaatgaataatatgaTTGAACTACAAGTTTAccaattacaaaaaatttgaaaaaaaattgattcttGGCTTGGAAGCATATGCAATCATGCATCTCCCATGCAAGATTCTTCATTTTGACACTGCATCTTTAGATTGAAATTCCTCTTTAATGTCAGTAGGGTACCTCAAGCAATTCAATTTTCTCCCTTAGAGCTGCGACTTCCTTTGAACTACTTTGGCATGGAGTGGACTTGTTACTTTCCTTAATAGCTTCAGTTCCATCACAAGCTGACGTTTGTTCCTCACTATACCAGAGCATGTCAACACCGTTGAATTCCTTCGCCTTCTTTAAGTCATCATTTAGCTGAAAGACCTGGTGTCTGAGTTTATCTTTCTCTATCTCTCCTTCTACTAAAGAATGTTTTAAGTCACTGTAGTGATCTCTAAGCACCTCCAACTCTGTTTGCAGACATCCCATTGATATCTCATGTTCATCCTTCTGATGCCTTATTCTATTTATCTCGATCTGAAACTTCTCACCTGCTTTCATAATCAAAGCAATGGTTGTTACCAGGTCATTTCTTTCCATGTTTTCGTTCTGAATCAAGCTCTCGCTTTCTTTGAGAAACCTATTCTCTGTCGTGAGCCTTTCAACTTCATACTTGAGCAACAAAATCTCCCGAGAGAGAGATTCAAAAACCTccttttgaatttcttgttgATCAAGCAGCTTGGATTTCGTATGAAGTTCTAAAAACATGTGTTCTATCTGACTTGTTTGCAAATCTACTACATTTTTTAGTTCACAGAGCTTAGCCTCATGCTCCCTCTTAACTGATTGGAGGTCTTTATTAGCAGACGCAAGTTTTTCatctaattgaattttctGCAGTTGCAGCTCGATAGATTCTGCCACAGCTTTAGCAGCTACCTTCTCATTTGCATTAAACGTCGAGGCTATCTGCATCGAAAGCCGCTTCAGTTCTTCTTGAAGCCTCTCGGCTGTATTTGCATTTCTCCACCTTGTCTTTCTCAAGTCCTCCTCTGCTAGGATGGCTCTTCGCTCCTGCTCAATTTTGGCCCGTGTCATATCTTCTAGATCACCTATGAATTTTTCAGCTTGCTGCTCCAGTTCTTCTTCCAAGGCCTGGATATGGGATTCAAGCTCTTTTATGGTGCTCAAAGAATCAGAGAAGTCCTTGGACCGCTGCTTAAGTTCCCTATCCAAGTGCTCTATGTGCGTTTCCAGCTCTACTATGGTAGCCGAGGACGTGCATTCTTCTTTCATATCAAGTTTCTCCTGTAGTTCACATTGCTCCAGTTTATATGACATGCCATGATTTTCTTGTTTCAGTATTTCATAGTCAAGTGCTAGTTGTTCCATATGCATTTCTAATTCATCCTTTTCTCTCTTGTAGAACTCTACTTCACTATATAGGTCAACAACCTTTTGTTCCAGAAGAAATGTTTCATTTGCATTACTATGCTGCTTAACCAGCTTTTCCAACGCCTTCTGCTCCTCATCATCCTCAGATTCACACTTCGAGATGGAATTATAGAACTCTTCAGCATTCTCAGAAAATCTTGATCTGTCGTAGAGACGGAGTCTGTCACCATTTTTTTGCTCTAACATTTCCTCTAGGTCTCGCATTGCAAGAATCAACTCATCATTAGATTTCTGAGTCTTCTGAAGTTGTAGTCGAAGATTGCTAtttaattccttttctttgtttagttCTTCCTTCATTTCTTCTAGAAGAGCCTCTATTTCCTTATCCTCGAACTCCACGTTGTTTTTCGATTTGGCCTTGAGTTTCTCATATTCCGCCCTAAGTGAATCTCTCTCCTCTTTCAAGATGACAATTTCTTTTGACAAATCCTGACcccttttactttctttgacAATTTGCTTTCGAAGCGTCTGTAGTTCCAATTCTGAAACTTCTGCCTGCCTGGAAAAGCCAACTAGCTCAGCCTTGAGCTTTTCAATCTCAATGTCAGCAACTTTTTCAGACGTCGTAACCAGTCCAGACCTTTTTATAGGAGGCATATCATCTGACGATTCATCTATGCTTACTCCGTGATCAGAACCAAGGGACCACATTGATTGTGATCTATGATTCTCCTTATTAGTGGATGTTGAAAGGAATGCTTCTGGTTTGTGAGGTTGTGATGATAAGGTAACAAGTTGAAGATGATTATTGTTTCTCGCACTATGTTCTCGTGGAGTATCAAGTCCAGAGCTGCTCTCGGAACTTGACAATGTAATATCAGATCCACTTGATTCTCGACAGTCACCATTTAGTTCAAAATCACGAGGGTTCTTGCCAATCTGTTCATCCTATTTacataaagaaaaggaaagaattagagcaacaaaaacaatagctgttaaaaaaactcattgaATTGTTTATTCTACAGTGATTTTTTaaccgaaaaaaaaaaaaaaaaaaaaaaaactgcagTCCACAAGTTAGAATGATAGAAAACTTCATGAAATctctggaaaaaaaaaggaaaagagaaagttGGAAATGGAGCCTTACTTCCGTGCAATTGTTTTTAGTGCTCTCATCTAATTCACCATTGCTCAAGTACGATTTCAAGTTCGTCTCCTGGGATTTAACACTGACATTGTCAAAATCTTCTACCTCTCTGTAAAAATTTTCCATCAGGAGCAGAGCAAACCCTCAGCTAAACATTAGCAAGATAACCTCTAGAAAATTTGCAAGTAG encodes:
- the LOC101222480 gene encoding myosin-3 isoform X2; the protein is MFKSARWRSEKNKVKAEFKLQFYVTKVSQSVVDALTLSVVPGDVGKPTARLDKVTVRDGSCKWETPVYETVKFARDTKSGKINEKIYYFLVSMGRAKSKVFGEVSINLADYADATKSSSVSLPLKNSNSDAVLHVLIQKLQAKIEPREVEDFDNVSVKSQETNLKSYLSNGELDESTKNNCTEDEQIGKNPRDFELNGDCRESSGSDITLSSSESSSGLDTPREHSARNNNHLQLVTLSSQPHKPEAFLSTSTNKENHRSQSMWSLGSDHGVSIDESSDDMPPIKRSGLVTTSEKVADIEIEKLKAELVGFSRQAEVSELELQTLRKQIVKESKRGQDLSKEIVILKEERDSLRAEYEKLKAKSKNNVEFEDKEIEALLEEMKEELNKEKELNSNLRLQLQKTQKSNDELILAMRDLEEMLEQKNGDRLRLYDRSRFSENAEEFYNSISKCESEDDEEQKALEKLVKQHSNANETFLLEQKVVDLYSEVEFYKREKDELEMHMEQLALDYEILKQENHGMSYKLEQCELQEKLDMKEECTSSATIVELETHIEHLDRELKQRSKDFSDSLSTIKELESHIQALEEELEQQAEKFIGDLEDMTRAKIEQERRAILAEEDLRKTRWRNANTAERLQEELKRLSMQIASTFNANEKVAAKAVAESIELQLQKIQLDEKLASANKDLQSVKREHEAKLCELKNVVDLQTSQIEHMFLELHTKSKLLDQQEIQKEVFESLSREILLLKYEVERLTTENRFLKESESLIQNENMERNDLVTTIALIMKAGEKFQIEINRIRHQKDEHEISMGCLQTELEVLRDHYSDLKHSLVEGEIEKDKLRHQVFQLNDDLKKAKEFNGVDMLWYSEEQTSACDGTEAIKESNKSTPCQSSSKEVAALREKIELLERQISLKEDAIETLASRISEKAVDFQHTIEELECKLEEVAPTSSFQEVNIYPSSVERTGDSPNDTVVNQGQNPISSSSVECGNTVSVERNDRISAETELKACKLDDSDNNCDNFSTELALLREKNKLMESELKEMQERYSEISLKFAEVEGERQQLVMTLRSLKNYKKI
- the LOC101222480 gene encoding myosin-3 isoform X1 produces the protein MFKSARWRSEKNKVKAEFKLQFYVTKVSQSVVDALTLSVVPGDVGKPTARLDKVTVRDGSCKWETPVYETVKFARDTKSGKINEKIYYFLVSMGRAKSKVFGEVSINLADYADATKSSSVSLPLKNSNSDAVLHVLIQKLQAKIEPRCESTVSKEVEDFDNVSVKSQETNLKSYLSNGELDESTKNNCTEDEQIGKNPRDFELNGDCRESSGSDITLSSSESSSGLDTPREHSARNNNHLQLVTLSSQPHKPEAFLSTSTNKENHRSQSMWSLGSDHGVSIDESSDDMPPIKRSGLVTTSEKVADIEIEKLKAELVGFSRQAEVSELELQTLRKQIVKESKRGQDLSKEIVILKEERDSLRAEYEKLKAKSKNNVEFEDKEIEALLEEMKEELNKEKELNSNLRLQLQKTQKSNDELILAMRDLEEMLEQKNGDRLRLYDRSRFSENAEEFYNSISKCESEDDEEQKALEKLVKQHSNANETFLLEQKVVDLYSEVEFYKREKDELEMHMEQLALDYEILKQENHGMSYKLEQCELQEKLDMKEECTSSATIVELETHIEHLDRELKQRSKDFSDSLSTIKELESHIQALEEELEQQAEKFIGDLEDMTRAKIEQERRAILAEEDLRKTRWRNANTAERLQEELKRLSMQIASTFNANEKVAAKAVAESIELQLQKIQLDEKLASANKDLQSVKREHEAKLCELKNVVDLQTSQIEHMFLELHTKSKLLDQQEIQKEVFESLSREILLLKYEVERLTTENRFLKESESLIQNENMERNDLVTTIALIMKAGEKFQIEINRIRHQKDEHEISMGCLQTELEVLRDHYSDLKHSLVEGEIEKDKLRHQVFQLNDDLKKAKEFNGVDMLWYSEEQTSACDGTEAIKESNKSTPCQSSSKEVAALREKIELLERQISLKEDAIETLASRISEKAVDFQHTIEELECKLEEVAPTSSFQEVNIYPSSVERTGDSPNDTVVNQGQNPISSSSVECGNTVSVERNDRISAETELKACKLDDSDNNCDNFSTELALLREKNKLMESELKEMQERYSEISLKFAEVEGERQQLVMTLRSLKNYKKI